CGGTATCTGGGTGGGAGAATTTGAAAACCCGTCGCAATGGCGTCGCGAACACCGAGCGGCGGATCTCGATACCCCCGCAACCGGTTTCCTGACCATTCTTCGTCATCTGCTGGGGTGGGGGCATGGCTGAAAGAGAAAGGACCGCGCCGATGGACCAGGATGCGCTGGGCGGCCTGCGTGCCGAAATTGCCCGCTGTCGTCTCTGTCGCGACGGCCCGCTCAAGGGCGTCGCGGATCGCCTGCCGCACGAACCGCGACCGGTGGTGGTCCTCTCGCGAAAAGCGCGCATCCTGATTGCCGGCCAGGCGCCGGGGCTGCGCGTTCATGAATCGGGGCTGCCTTTCAACGATGCCTCGGGCGACCGGCTCCGGCAGTGGCTGAATGTCGATAGACCGACGTTTTATGATCCTGACCGTTTCGCCATCGTACCCATGGGTTTCTGTTTCCCCGGGTACGACGACAAGGGGAGCGACCTGCCGCCGCGGCGCGAATGCGCCCCGCACTGGCGGCAGCGGGTTATCGCGGCAATGCCCCAGGTGGAGCTGATCCTCGCCGTCGGCCAATATGCGCAGGCCTTTCACCTCGGTGAAAAACGCGCGAAAACCATGACGGAGACGGTGCAAAACTGGCGCAGCTACCTGCACGTCAACGCCGGTCCCGGCATCTTGCCCCTTCCGCATCCGAGCTGGCGCAATACCGGATGGCTGAAAAAGAACCCGTGGTACACAGAGGAGTTGCTTCCGGTTCTGCGGCAATATGTGGAAATGCGGATTTAGTGAAACAATTTTCTGTTTTTTCGCAAAAATTAGTGTATTGAAAGGAAATTAATTCAGGAGGGTAGACGCATTGGATCGCCTAGACCGTAAGATTTTGCGCATTCTGCAAGAGGATTCCACGCTGGCCGTTGCCGATCTGGCGAAAAAGGTTGGCCTTTCCACAACGCCCTGTTGGCGGCGTATCCAGAAGATGGAAGAAGACGGCGTCATCCGCCGGCGTGTGGCCCTGCTCGATCCGGTCAAGGTCAATACCAAGGTCACGGTTTTCGTCTCCATTCGCACCGCCTCGCATTCCATCGAATGGCTGAAGCGCTTTTCCGAAGTGGTTTCCGAGTTCCCTGAGGTGGTCGAGTTCTATCGCATGAGCGGTGACGTCGATTATCTGCTGCGCGTCGTCGTGCCAGATATTGCGGCCTATGACGCCTTCTACAAACGGATGATCGCGAAGATCGAAATCCGCGACGTGTCCTCCGCCTTCGCGATGGAGCAGATCAAATATACGACGGAACTGCCGCTCGATTACATGTTGCTGGATAATCCGAAATCCGGCGAAGAGTGATCCGCAGTCCATCCTATCTCTGAACGATGCCCTTTCCGGCCGCCGGGGAGGGCATTTTTATGTGGGGATTGCCTTTCCCCATCGATCTGGCCCGTTAGGGGATGTCCTTGCCGGAAGGTCCATCCGGTATGCACGGCCAAGGCGCGACAATCTTATTCCGCCCTATCAAGCAAATTAGCACATTCAATTCTCTCTGCGCCGTCTCCGCGCAACGTGAGAATTTGATAAAATCTGTCGAATATCTACGCTTTTGGTATCTGGTGATGGTAACAGCGAGGATATCGATATGATCACAAGACGCGGAACATTGGGGCTGATCGCAGGTGCGACGGGAGCGTTGTTTCTGCCGCATATCCGGCGGGCAAGTGCCGCAGCGACGACGCTGCGCATCGGCTGGCAGAAAAACGGCGTGATCGCACTGGCAAAAAGCCAGGGTGCGCTTGAAGCCTTGCTGAAGGATCGCGGCATTGAGGTGAAGTGGTCGGAGTTTTCCTCCGGGCCGCCGCTTCTTGAAGCGCTGGGTGCCGGTGCGCTGGATATCGGCCCGACCGGCGATGTGCCGCCACTTTTCGCGCAGGCCGCCGGTGGTAATCTGCGCTATGTCGGCACCTATAAGGCGGCGGCGGGCGGATCGGCCATTCTCGTGCAGAAGGATTCGCCGCTGAAGACGCTCGAAGACCTGAAGGGCAAAAAGGTCGCCTTCAAGCGCGGCTCGAGCGCCCATAATGTCACCGTCAAAGCGCTGCGAAAGGCGGGGCTGACGTTGGCAGACGTCACGCCCATCGATCTCGCCCCGCCGGATGCGGCGGCCGCCTTCCGAAGCGGCAATATCGATGCCTGGTCGATCTGGGATCCCTACTTTGCGGTGGCGGAAAAGGAGCCAACGACCCGGGTGCTCTCGACAGCCGAAGGCATCGTCGATCCATGGAGCTACTTTCTCGGCAATGGCGATTTCGTCGAGGCCAATCCCGATCTCGTGCCGCTGATCCTAAAGGAACTGGCCAATGTAGGCGCAAAGGCGCAGGCGAACATCGATGCGACTGCAAAGTCGCTCGCCGCCATCACCGGTGTTCCCGAGGACGTTACGAAGGTATCGCTCACCCGTCCGGGTGCCGATCTCGGTCGCGTGTCAGTGGTTTCGGATGAAGCCATTGCCTATCAACAGGCGCTTGCCGATGAGTTCTACGATCTGAAGATCGTGCCGAAGAAGCTCAAGGTGGCGGATATCGTCTGGCGCCCGAAGGCGAGTTGATGGGCGGGAAAGTGGAGTCTCTTCAACCGGCTGGCGGATGTTGCTCAGAGGTTGATTCAGGCCGTTGGTGTTGAATGTGAGGCAACCGCATGCCGTTTGTTTCTTCTCCCCGCCGGGGAGGAGTCCGCGGCAGCGGGATGAAGGGGCAAGCTCTCCGCATATCGCGAGCGTTGCCCCTCATCCGACCCTTCGGGCCACCTTCTCCCCGGCGGGGAGAAGAAATCTGCGGCAATGACGGAGGCTCAGCCCTTGAACTTCGCAATCACGAGATGACCGGGTGTCGGATTGCCGTCCTGCATGCGCACATTGATGTCGGTGACTTCAACGACCTCGAAGCCGGTCGCC
This genomic interval from Agrobacterium tumefaciens contains the following:
- a CDS encoding uracil-DNA glycosylase family protein; translation: MAERERTAPMDQDALGGLRAEIARCRLCRDGPLKGVADRLPHEPRPVVVLSRKARILIAGQAPGLRVHESGLPFNDASGDRLRQWLNVDRPTFYDPDRFAIVPMGFCFPGYDDKGSDLPPRRECAPHWRQRVIAAMPQVELILAVGQYAQAFHLGEKRAKTMTETVQNWRSYLHVNAGPGILPLPHPSWRNTGWLKKNPWYTEELLPVLRQYVEMRI
- a CDS encoding Lrp/AsnC family transcriptional regulator, which encodes MDRLDRKILRILQEDSTLAVADLAKKVGLSTTPCWRRIQKMEEDGVIRRRVALLDPVKVNTKVTVFVSIRTASHSIEWLKRFSEVVSEFPEVVEFYRMSGDVDYLLRVVVPDIAAYDAFYKRMIAKIEIRDVSSAFAMEQIKYTTELPLDYMLLDNPKSGEE
- a CDS encoding aliphatic sulfonate ABC transporter substrate-binding protein — translated: MITRRGTLGLIAGATGALFLPHIRRASAAATTLRIGWQKNGVIALAKSQGALEALLKDRGIEVKWSEFSSGPPLLEALGAGALDIGPTGDVPPLFAQAAGGNLRYVGTYKAAAGGSAILVQKDSPLKTLEDLKGKKVAFKRGSSAHNVTVKALRKAGLTLADVTPIDLAPPDAAAAFRSGNIDAWSIWDPYFAVAEKEPTTRVLSTAEGIVDPWSYFLGNGDFVEANPDLVPLILKELANVGAKAQANIDATAKSLAAITGVPEDVTKVSLTRPGADLGRVSVVSDEAIAYQQALADEFYDLKIVPKKLKVADIVWRPKAS